The Alphaproteobacteria bacterium genome contains a region encoding:
- the glpX gene encoding class II fructose-bisphosphatase: protein MSTITVQAHQMLERILSLEIVRVTERAAVSAARLRGRGNEKAADQAAVDAMRRELNKLPIHGTVVIGEGERDEAPMLFIGEEVGRKTGPKVDIAVDPLEGTTLCAKNMPGAIATMAMAEGGTLLNAPDVYMEKIAIGPGYSKGVIDLDAPPAENIRNLAKAKGVTAAEITALIMDRPRHADLIAAVRKTGASVALITDGDVAGVIHTTNPDETGIDIYIGIGGAPEGVLAASALRCIGGQMQCRLILDTEEKRERSARMGIKDPRKKYEIEDMVRGDCLFAATGVTDGNLLRGVKFRGDVIHTETVVMRSVTGTVRWIRAEHRQLEKFHLD, encoded by the coding sequence ATGTCGACGATTACGGTTCAGGCCCACCAGATGCTCGAGCGCATCCTCTCGCTCGAGATCGTGCGTGTGACCGAGCGCGCCGCGGTTTCGGCGGCGCGGCTGCGCGGCCGCGGCAACGAGAAGGCGGCGGATCAGGCGGCGGTCGACGCGATGCGGCGCGAACTCAACAAGCTGCCGATCCATGGCACGGTCGTGATCGGCGAGGGCGAGCGCGATGAGGCGCCGATGCTGTTCATCGGCGAAGAGGTCGGACGCAAGACCGGCCCGAAGGTCGACATCGCGGTCGATCCGCTCGAAGGCACCACGCTGTGCGCCAAGAACATGCCGGGCGCGATCGCCACCATGGCGATGGCCGAGGGCGGCACGCTGCTCAATGCGCCCGACGTCTACATGGAGAAGATCGCGATCGGGCCGGGCTATTCCAAGGGCGTGATCGATCTCGACGCCCCGCCGGCTGAAAACATCCGCAACCTTGCCAAGGCAAAGGGCGTGACCGCTGCCGAGATCACCGCGCTGATCATGGACCGGCCGCGCCATGCGGACCTGATCGCGGCGGTGCGCAAGACCGGGGCTTCCGTGGCGCTGATCACCGATGGCGATGTCGCGGGCGTGATCCACACCACCAATCCGGACGAGACCGGCATCGACATCTACATCGGCATCGGCGGTGCGCCCGAGGGCGTGCTCGCGGCCTCGGCGCTCCGCTGCATCGGCGGACAGATGCAGTGCCGGCTGATCCTCGACACCGAGGAGAAGCGCGAGCGCTCCGCCCGCATGGGCATCAAGGATCCGCGCAAGAAGTACGAGATCGAGGACATGGTGCGCGGCGACTGCCTGTTCGCCGCGACCGGCGTGACCGACGGCAACCTGTTACGCGGGGTGAAATTCCGCGGCGACGTGATCCACACCGAGACCGTGGTGATGCGCTCGGTGACCGGCACGGTGCGCTGGATCCGCGCCGAGCACCGCCAGTTGGAGAAATTCCACCTCGATTGA
- a CDS encoding cytochrome c yields MSKCPDSILILRSVRSTRLEGWRQWSLWPSFETDASRSPQDEVWWSWLRPLVATFLFSAFATTAQAADRRLDIGRAATPAEIAGWDIDVRPDGQGLPPGRGAVKDGEALYMGKCAACHGEFGESAGRWPMIAGGQGSLKSDDPVKTIGSYFGNLSTVIDYVRRAMPFGDAQSLTNDELYAIVAYTLFLNDIVDDKFVLSKETFAQVKMPNAGGFYDDDRETAERAFWAAPCMTNCKADAKITGRARVINVTPDDRKPRD; encoded by the coding sequence ATGTCGAAGTGTCCTGACTCGATCCTCATCCTGAGGAGCGTGCGAAGCACGCGTCTCGAAGGATGGCGGCAATGGAGTCTGTGGCCATCCTTCGAGACGGACGCTTCGCGTTCTCCTCAAGATGAGGTTTGGTGGTCTTGGCTTCGGCCGCTTGTCGCGACATTTCTCTTTTCAGCGTTCGCCACCACGGCTCAAGCCGCCGACCGCAGGCTCGACATCGGGCGCGCTGCGACACCGGCCGAGATCGCCGGCTGGGATATCGACGTGCGGCCGGACGGGCAGGGTCTGCCGCCGGGCAGGGGCGCGGTGAAGGACGGCGAAGCGCTCTACATGGGCAAGTGTGCCGCCTGCCACGGCGAGTTCGGCGAGAGCGCCGGGCGCTGGCCGATGATCGCGGGCGGGCAGGGCTCGCTCAAGTCCGACGATCCGGTCAAGACCATCGGCTCGTACTTCGGCAATCTCTCGACCGTCATCGATTACGTGCGCCGCGCGATGCCGTTCGGCGATGCGCAGTCGCTCACCAATGACGAACTCTATGCGATCGTCGCCTACACGTTGTTTCTCAACGACATCGTGGATGACAAGTTCGTGCTCTCGAAGGAAACGTTCGCGCAGGTGAAGATGCCGAACGCCGGCGGCTTCTACGACGATGACCGCGAGACAGCGGAGAGGGCGTTCTGGGCGGCGCCATGTATGACAAACTGCAAGGCGGACGCGAAAATCACCGGCCGCGCCCGCGTCATCAACGTGACGCCGGATGATCGCAAGCCGCGCGATTGA
- the soxX gene encoding sulfur oxidation c-type cytochrome SoxX: MRLILATILALAASPAFAQSNTAAADAAVKAAFPTAPPDWASRLTADETMQQCSATHNSPAKDVAEAIRKREQATIAYPPGNNFMGDWKKGEALAQSGYGLRFTDYPARQANGGNCYACHQLTRAEVSYGTLGPNLSEYGKLRDFKPEAVKAAYEKIYNSHAAFPCSTMPRFGANKVLTIEQIRDAVALLMSPESPVNSEK; the protein is encoded by the coding sequence ATGCGCTTGATCCTCGCGACGATCCTCGCCCTCGCGGCCTCGCCTGCTTTCGCGCAGTCCAACACCGCTGCGGCGGACGCGGCCGTGAAGGCCGCGTTCCCCACCGCGCCCCCCGACTGGGCCTCGCGGCTCACCGCCGACGAGACCATGCAACAGTGCTCTGCGACCCATAACAGCCCCGCGAAAGATGTCGCGGAAGCGATCCGCAAACGCGAGCAGGCGACCATCGCGTATCCGCCCGGCAACAATTTCATGGGCGACTGGAAGAAGGGCGAGGCGCTGGCGCAGTCCGGCTACGGCCTGCGCTTTACCGACTATCCGGCGCGTCAGGCCAATGGCGGCAACTGCTACGCGTGCCACCAGCTCACCAGAGCCGAGGTGAGCTACGGCACACTCGGCCCGAACCTCTCGGAATACGGCAAGCTGCGCGACTTCAAGCCGGAGGCCGTGAAGGCGGCCTACGAGAAGATCTACAACTCGCACGCTGCCTTCCCCTGCTCCACCATGCCGCGCTTCGGCGCCAACAAGGTGCTGACCATCGAGCAGATCAGGGATGCGGTGGCGCTGCTGATGAGCCCGGAAAGTCCGGTGAATAGCGAGAAGTAG
- a CDS encoding alpha-L-glutamate ligase produces MRQSLNPEDRSPRVYVIHENDEWVVPLRKNLSAQGIPFAEWHLDGGILDLRASPPPGVFYNRMSASSHTRDHRYAPELTGAVLAWLKGRGAVVVNGERALQLELSKVAQYEALRKFGIETPQTLAVVGKQNIAEAARRLGYPVILKHNRAGKGLGVRLLLSAAALDEHLASGEFEPSVDGITLVQRYVKAPEPFITRVEFVGVKFLYAVRVDTSHGFELCPADVCQIDAPPLADVCPAVAPSDKFQIVRNFAHPLLPKWQAFLAANEIGIAGIEFIVDANGRAFTYDVNTNTNYNPDAEAKDGRAGTARSGMGAVASHLGSLLARETGAVAAPVPEAMPA; encoded by the coding sequence ATGCGCCAAAGTCTCAATCCGGAAGATCGTTCGCCTCGCGTCTATGTCATTCACGAGAACGACGAGTGGGTCGTGCCGCTGCGGAAGAATCTTTCCGCGCAGGGCATTCCGTTCGCCGAATGGCACCTCGATGGGGGCATTCTCGACCTGCGGGCGTCGCCGCCGCCTGGCGTGTTCTACAATCGCATGAGCGCGTCGTCGCATACCCGCGATCATCGCTACGCGCCGGAACTCACCGGTGCAGTACTGGCCTGGCTCAAGGGCCGCGGCGCCGTCGTCGTCAACGGCGAGCGCGCGCTGCAGCTCGAGTTGTCCAAGGTCGCGCAATACGAGGCGCTCAGGAAATTCGGCATCGAAACGCCGCAGACGCTGGCGGTCGTGGGCAAGCAGAACATCGCGGAAGCGGCGCGGCGCCTCGGTTATCCGGTGATCCTCAAGCACAATCGCGCCGGCAAGGGGCTGGGCGTGCGGCTCCTGCTCTCGGCCGCGGCTCTCGACGAGCATCTCGCCAGCGGCGAATTCGAGCCGTCTGTCGACGGCATCACGCTGGTGCAGCGCTACGTCAAGGCGCCCGAGCCATTTATCACACGCGTCGAATTCGTCGGCGTCAAATTCCTCTACGCGGTCCGGGTCGACACCTCGCACGGCTTCGAGCTGTGCCCGGCCGATGTCTGCCAGATCGACGCGCCGCCGCTCGCCGACGTCTGTCCCGCGGTCGCGCCGAGCGACAAGTTCCAGATCGTGCGCAACTTCGCTCATCCGCTGCTGCCGAAGTGGCAGGCTTTTCTCGCGGCGAACGAGATCGGCATTGCGGGCATCGAATTCATCGTCGACGCGAACGGCAGAGCGTTCACCTACGACGTCAACACCAACACGAACTACAATCCGGACGCCGAGGCGAAGGACGGCCGCGCCGGGACCGCGCGAAGCGGCATGGGCGCCGTTGCGAGCCATCTCGGCAGCCTGCTGGCGCGCGAGACAGGAGCCGTTGCGGCGCCGGTGCCAGAGGCGATGCCCGCCTGA
- the soxA gene encoding sulfur oxidation c-type cytochrome SoxA, with amino-acid sequence MRRLSLIAALLALAPAAFAQDADTEKAIEKYRAMLKEDPWSNPGYLDADRGEALWTTKAGPKNASFEQCDLGKGPSKVEGAFAELPRYFADADRVMDLETRLLWCRETLQGLSTADYVKRPHPGGGQPVKEIGAIATYVASKSAGERIAARLDQPKEREAVALGETLFYRRSGPFDFACSTCHAEQGLRIRLQGLPQLAQKKEASKVIGEWPAYRVSSTHVMTMQHRMYDCYWQMRMPELQMGSDASIALIAFLTKQAEGGEISAPGLKR; translated from the coding sequence GTGAGACGATTGAGTTTGATCGCGGCGCTCCTCGCCCTTGCGCCTGCGGCTTTCGCGCAGGATGCCGATACCGAAAAGGCGATCGAGAAATACCGCGCGATGCTCAAGGAAGACCCGTGGAGCAATCCGGGCTATCTCGACGCCGATCGCGGTGAGGCGCTGTGGACCACCAAGGCCGGACCGAAGAACGCAAGCTTCGAGCAATGCGACCTCGGCAAGGGACCGAGCAAGGTCGAGGGTGCGTTCGCCGAACTGCCGCGCTACTTTGCGGACGCCGATCGGGTCATGGACCTCGAGACGCGGCTGCTGTGGTGCCGCGAGACGCTGCAGGGCCTGAGCACCGCCGACTACGTCAAGCGCCCGCATCCCGGCGGCGGCCAGCCCGTGAAGGAGATCGGCGCGATCGCGACCTATGTGGCGAGCAAATCCGCAGGCGAGAGGATCGCCGCGAGGCTCGACCAGCCGAAGGAGCGGGAGGCGGTCGCGCTCGGCGAGACGCTGTTCTATCGCCGCTCCGGGCCGTTCGATTTCGCCTGCTCGACCTGTCACGCGGAGCAAGGCTTGCGCATCCGCCTGCAGGGCCTGCCGCAGCTCGCGCAGAAGAAGGAGGCGAGCAAAGTCATCGGCGAATGGCCCGCGTATCGCGTGTCGTCCACGCACGTGATGACGATGCAACACCGCATGTACGACTGCTACTGGCAGATGCGAATGCCGGAGCTGCAGATGGGCTCGGATGCGAGCATCGCGCTGATCGCCTTTCTCACCAAACAGGCCGAGGGCGGCGAGATCTCCGCGCCCGGCCTGAAGCGCTGA
- a CDS encoding thioredoxin family protein, translated as MITAGAALAASLAAPGVRAEPVLTEDGLYRQPWFIESFLELADDLQSAAKSGKRFAVMWELRGCPYCRETHLVNFARPDIEDFIKTNFDILQLNIIGSRKVTDFDGSEISEKALAAKYGIRFTPTLQFFPDNLESLSGAPPAKREVARAAGYLRPDDFLAVFRYVREKEYERKSFRDYVKAARS; from the coding sequence ATGATAACGGCGGGTGCCGCGTTGGCCGCCAGCCTCGCGGCGCCAGGCGTTCGCGCCGAGCCAGTCCTGACCGAGGACGGGCTCTACCGGCAGCCCTGGTTCATCGAGAGCTTCCTCGAGCTCGCGGACGACCTGCAGAGCGCGGCCAAATCGGGCAAGCGCTTTGCCGTGATGTGGGAGCTGCGCGGCTGCCCGTATTGCCGCGAGACGCATCTGGTCAATTTCGCGCGGCCTGACATCGAGGACTTCATCAAGACGAACTTCGACATCCTGCAGCTCAACATCATCGGATCGCGCAAGGTCACGGATTTCGACGGGAGCGAAATCTCCGAGAAGGCGCTCGCGGCGAAATACGGCATCCGCTTCACGCCGACGCTGCAGTTTTTTCCGGACAATCTGGAGAGTCTGTCAGGGGCGCCGCCGGCGAAGCGCGAAGTCGCCCGCGCGGCCGGCTATCTGCGGCCGGACGATTTCCTCGCGGTGTTCCGCTACGTGCGCGAGAAGGAATACGAGCGCAAAAGCTTTCGGGACTACGTGAAGGCGGCGCGCAGCTAG
- the soxY gene encoding thiosulfate oxidation carrier protein SoxY: MTTVNRRQALALGAGALATAASIAPAQAANDAADLIKTFTAGKLAAEGKVKLDLPEIAENGNTVPMTVSVESPMSEQSYVTEVLVVGDGNPNGGMARFHFSPLSGAAEANTRIRLAATQNITAVAKMNDGSFYTASKQVKVTIGGCGG; encoded by the coding sequence ATGACCACAGTCAATCGGCGGCAGGCCTTGGCGCTGGGTGCGGGCGCGCTCGCCACTGCGGCTTCGATTGCGCCGGCGCAGGCCGCGAATGACGCCGCCGACCTGATCAAGACATTCACCGCCGGCAAGCTCGCGGCCGAAGGCAAGGTCAAGCTCGACCTGCCGGAGATCGCCGAAAACGGCAACACTGTGCCGATGACGGTGTCGGTCGAAAGCCCGATGAGCGAGCAGTCCTACGTGACCGAAGTCCTGGTGGTTGGCGACGGCAATCCGAACGGCGGCATGGCCAGGTTCCACTTCTCGCCGCTCTCCGGCGCAGCGGAAGCGAACACGCGCATCCGCCTTGCCGCGACGCAGAACATCACGGCCGTCGCGAAAATGAACGACGGCTCGTTCTACACGGCGAGCAAGCAGGTCAAGGTCACGATCGGCGGCTGCGGCGGCTGA
- a CDS encoding DsrE family protein, with protein MASASLAGPGTLDLASLKKETDVACLYHCDFGDPQRFSAMLQNMNNHYSAYDFDTFKLKLVMVVHSAGIKFFLDDLTGTPWEKETIDPDIYKRFVALTKYGVEAYLCQITYKRLKIDPAKTRRDEFLRFVPSGVATVAELQAKGFAYLKVG; from the coding sequence ATGGCCTCGGCATCCCTTGCGGGGCCCGGCACGCTCGACCTTGCGTCGCTGAAAAAGGAGACCGACGTCGCCTGCCTCTATCACTGCGACTTCGGCGATCCGCAGCGCTTTTCCGCGATGCTGCAGAACATGAACAACCACTATTCGGCTTACGATTTCGACACCTTCAAGCTCAAGCTGGTAATGGTCGTGCACTCGGCCGGCATCAAGTTCTTCCTCGACGACCTGACGGGCACGCCGTGGGAGAAGGAGACCATCGATCCCGACATCTACAAGCGCTTCGTTGCGCTGACCAAATACGGCGTCGAGGCCTATCTCTGCCAGATCACCTACAAGCGGCTGAAGATCGACCCCGCGAAAACCCGCCGGGACGAGTTCCTGCGTTTCGTGCCGTCGGGCGTTGCGACGGTTGCCGAACTGCAGGCCAAGGGTTTCGCATATTTGAAAGTCGGCTAG
- a CDS encoding GDSL-type esterase/lipase family protein, which yields MMAPADTKVIVTFGDSITDGTASTLNGDDRWPNVLSRRLAAAGKHAVVLNAGIGGNQVTGPAEYSPQKPFAGGPNAAMRFERDVLALSGVTAMIWLEGINDFSRNGTANADQVQAGMKDIVGRIRAKNSKIAIFGATVTSALNSTNPASGSPEQDASRKKLNEFIRSGDLFDGVVDFDKAAGDPATGELKAEFVPESTTGGPGDKLHPNRAGYLAMGNAVDLDMVTGKSAKAADAKKK from the coding sequence ATGATGGCGCCCGCCGACACCAAGGTGATCGTCACGTTCGGCGACTCGATCACCGACGGCACCGCCTCGACCCTGAACGGTGACGATCGCTGGCCGAACGTGCTGTCGCGCCGGCTCGCGGCGGCGGGAAAGCACGCCGTGGTGCTCAACGCCGGCATCGGCGGCAATCAGGTGACGGGACCGGCCGAGTATTCCCCGCAGAAGCCGTTCGCCGGCGGCCCTAACGCCGCCATGAGGTTCGAGCGCGACGTGCTCGCTCTGTCCGGCGTCACCGCGATGATCTGGCTCGAAGGCATCAACGACTTCAGCCGGAACGGCACCGCCAACGCGGATCAAGTCCAGGCCGGCATGAAGGACATCGTCGGCCGCATCCGCGCGAAGAATTCCAAGATCGCGATCTTCGGCGCGACGGTGACGAGCGCGCTCAACAGCACGAACCCGGCCTCGGGCTCGCCCGAGCAGGATGCAAGCCGCAAGAAGCTGAACGAATTCATCCGCTCGGGTGACCTGTTCGACGGCGTGGTCGATTTCGACAAGGCAGCGGGGGACCCGGCCACCGGAGAACTGAAGGCCGAATTCGTGCCGGAAAGCACGACCGGCGGCCCGGGCGACAAGCTGCATCCGAACCGCGCCGGCTATCTGGCGATGGGCAATGCGGTCGATCTGGACATGGTGACGGGTAAATCGGCAAAAGCCGCGGACGCGAAGAAGAAATAG
- the soxC gene encoding sulfite dehydrogenase, with protein MDEMPEKRPTRRGLLTAAGAALATPALAGNPKNQPPNVPDWTRQLGDGVAVRPYGQPSKHEAHVIRRDVQWLTASRESSVSFTPLHELDGIITPNGLCFERHHGGIAEIDPEDYRLIVHGLVEKELIFTLADLKRFPRVNRIHFLECAANSGMEWRGAQLNGCQYTHGMVHCVEYTGVPLSVLLAEAGVKPNAKWLLAEGADSAAMNRSIPLAKALDDCLVAYRMNGEMLRPEQGYPARLVVPGWEGNVWVKWLRRFKLGDEPWFAREETSKYTDLMESGKARQFTFVMDAKSVITAPSPQAPLRAKGFTVVSGLAWSGRGKIARVDVSLDGGRNWREAKLDGLVLDKAVTRFYVETEWSGQELLLQSRAIDEAGYVQPTKNELRKIRGVNSIYHNNGIQTWLVKPDGEVENVEVS; from the coding sequence ATGGACGAGATGCCGGAGAAACGCCCGACGCGCCGCGGTTTGCTGACCGCGGCCGGTGCGGCGCTCGCCACACCCGCGCTCGCCGGCAATCCGAAGAACCAGCCGCCGAACGTGCCCGACTGGACCCGCCAGCTCGGCGATGGCGTCGCGGTGCGGCCCTACGGCCAGCCCTCGAAGCACGAGGCGCACGTCATCCGCCGCGACGTGCAGTGGCTCACCGCCAGCCGCGAGTCCTCGGTCAGCTTCACGCCGCTGCACGAGCTCGACGGCATCATCACGCCGAACGGGCTTTGTTTCGAGCGCCATCATGGCGGCATCGCGGAGATCGATCCGGAAGACTACCGGCTGATCGTTCATGGTCTCGTCGAGAAGGAGCTGATCTTCACGCTCGCCGACCTGAAGCGCTTCCCGCGCGTGAACCGCATCCACTTCCTCGAGTGCGCGGCGAACTCCGGGATGGAGTGGCGCGGCGCGCAGCTCAACGGCTGCCAGTACACCCACGGCATGGTGCATTGCGTCGAGTACACCGGCGTGCCGCTCTCCGTGCTGCTCGCCGAGGCGGGCGTGAAGCCGAACGCGAAATGGCTGCTCGCCGAAGGGGCCGACTCGGCCGCAATGAACCGCTCGATCCCGCTCGCCAAGGCGCTCGACGACTGCCTCGTCGCCTACCGCATGAACGGCGAGATGCTGCGCCCGGAGCAAGGCTACCCGGCGCGGCTCGTGGTGCCGGGCTGGGAAGGTAATGTCTGGGTCAAGTGGCTGCGTCGGTTCAAGCTCGGCGACGAGCCATGGTTCGCGCGCGAGGAGACCTCGAAATACACCGATCTGATGGAGAGCGGCAAGGCGCGCCAGTTCACCTTCGTGATGGATGCGAAGTCGGTGATCACCGCGCCGTCACCACAGGCGCCGCTGCGCGCGAAGGGATTCACCGTGGTCTCCGGCCTCGCTTGGTCGGGGCGTGGCAAGATCGCGCGCGTCGATGTCTCGCTCGATGGCGGCAGGAACTGGCGCGAGGCGAAGCTCGACGGGCTGGTGCTCGACAAGGCAGTAACGCGCTTCTACGTCGAGACGGAGTGGAGCGGGCAGGAGCTGCTCTTACAATCGCGCGCGATCGACGAGGCCGGCTACGTGCAGCCGACCAAGAATGAACTGCGCAAGATCCGCGGCGTGAACTCGATCTATCACAACAATGGCATCCAGACCTGGCTCGTGAAGCCCGACGGTGAGGTTGAGAATGTCGAAGTGTCCTGA
- the soxZ gene encoding thiosulfate oxidation carrier complex protein SoxZ: MATAVKPRIKLDKKEARKGDIVEVKALVQHVMETGQRKDAQGQTIPRKILNKFSCTVAGKQVFAADFEPAISANPYIQFKFRATESGPVVLTWTDDDGSTIVGEETITVV, encoded by the coding sequence ATGGCGACAGCCGTCAAACCGCGCATCAAGCTCGACAAGAAGGAAGCCCGGAAGGGCGACATCGTCGAGGTGAAGGCGCTGGTCCAGCACGTGATGGAAACCGGGCAGCGCAAGGATGCGCAGGGCCAGACCATCCCGCGCAAGATTCTCAACAAATTCAGCTGCACGGTCGCCGGCAAACAGGTGTTCGCCGCCGACTTCGAGCCGGCGATCTCGGCGAACCCCTACATCCAGTTCAAGTTCAGGGCGACCGAGTCCGGACCCGTGGTGCTGACCTGGACCGACGACGATGGCTCGACCATCGTGGGCGAAGAGACGATTACTGTTGTTTAG
- a CDS encoding ABC transporter substrate-binding protein, which produces MAKLNLSIAVRDYDRTRPLSDGIVQIDGVDPVFMALDPEEIFFRAFRHAEFDICELSMSSFTVKTAQGNNPYVGIPAFVSRAFRHTSIYVRTDRIKKPADLKGRKIGVPEYQLTANVWARALLEDEYGVMPSDIHWIRGGLEESGRVEKISITLPPDVKLESIPEGRTLNAMLEAGEIDAFMGPRVPSCFERGHPNVGWLFPDPMAAAKDYYRKTGIFPIMHIVGVRRSIVEQHPWLPAALYKAFERAKNIAVERLGETSSAKVTLPFVEEQVRAARELMGRDYWSYGVAPNRKQLDYFLAQHHRQGLSSRLVKLEELFHPTTFETYKL; this is translated from the coding sequence ATGGCAAAACTCAATCTGTCCATCGCGGTGCGCGACTATGACCGCACCCGCCCGCTCAGCGACGGCATCGTGCAGATCGACGGCGTCGACCCGGTGTTCATGGCGCTCGATCCGGAGGAGATCTTCTTCCGCGCGTTCCGGCATGCCGAGTTCGACATCTGCGAACTGTCGATGTCGAGCTTCACGGTGAAGACCGCGCAGGGCAACAACCCGTACGTCGGCATCCCGGCCTTCGTGTCGCGTGCGTTTCGCCACACTTCGATCTATGTGCGCACCGACCGCATCAAGAAGCCGGCCGACCTGAAGGGCCGCAAGATCGGCGTGCCGGAATATCAGCTCACCGCCAATGTCTGGGCGCGCGCGCTGCTCGAGGACGAATACGGCGTGATGCCCTCAGACATCCACTGGATCAGGGGTGGGCTGGAGGAATCCGGACGCGTCGAGAAGATTTCCATCACACTTCCGCCAGATGTGAAGCTTGAAAGCATCCCGGAGGGGCGGACGCTCAATGCCATGCTGGAGGCGGGTGAGATCGACGCCTTCATGGGCCCGCGCGTGCCCTCCTGCTTCGAGCGCGGTCATCCGAATGTCGGCTGGCTGTTTCCCGATCCAATGGCCGCCGCGAAGGACTACTACCGCAAGACCGGCATCTTCCCGATCATGCACATCGTCGGCGTGCGGCGCTCGATTGTGGAGCAGCATCCCTGGCTGCCGGCCGCGCTCTACAAGGCTTTCGAGCGCGCGAAAAATATCGCGGTGGAGCGGCTTGGTGAGACGTCATCCGCCAAGGTTACGCTTCCGTTCGTCGAGGAGCAGGTGCGCGCCGCGCGCGAGCTGATGGGGCGCGACTACTGGTCCTACGGTGTCGCGCCGAACCGCAAGCAGCTCGACTACTTCCTCGCGCAGCATCACAGGCAGGGACTCTCGTCGCGGCTGGTGAAGCTCGAAGAGCTGTTTCACCCCACAACGTTCGAGACCTACAAGCTGTGA
- a CDS encoding class I SAM-dependent methyltransferase — protein MSNQSAYDFVELSRRGLKHLLGRNEDSFDILEVAFLKAALDSASYYESRMRSAPAFATHLDLLSHALGLAHPGGLVLEFGVGGGGSITHIAAQVGKNRTVFGFDSFEGLPEVWRTGFEKGAFAQSGPPTVPDSVHLIEGKFADTLPAFLRTNQDPVGFIHVDCDLHSSTQFLLNALAPRIHEGCIIVFDEYFNFPGWRHDEFKAFQEFVATHSISYDYIGFVPSHQQAAVRIAGRQRPA, from the coding sequence ATGAGCAACCAGAGTGCATACGACTTCGTCGAACTGTCGCGGCGCGGATTGAAACATCTGCTCGGCCGCAACGAGGACAGCTTCGACATTCTGGAAGTGGCGTTCCTGAAGGCCGCGCTCGACAGCGCCTCGTACTACGAGAGCAGGATGCGCTCGGCTCCGGCCTTCGCGACCCATCTCGATCTTCTGTCGCATGCCCTCGGCCTTGCACACCCCGGCGGCCTTGTCCTCGAGTTCGGCGTTGGGGGTGGCGGCAGCATCACTCACATCGCCGCGCAAGTCGGCAAGAACAGGACAGTCTTTGGCTTTGACTCGTTTGAGGGCCTGCCCGAAGTGTGGCGCACCGGCTTCGAGAAAGGAGCTTTCGCGCAGAGCGGCCCCCCGACAGTCCCGGATAGCGTTCACCTGATCGAGGGCAAGTTTGCCGACACCCTCCCGGCGTTTCTCCGGACCAACCAGGACCCCGTTGGGTTCATCCATGTCGATTGCGACCTGCACTCGTCGACGCAGTTCCTGCTGAACGCGCTCGCTCCCCGCATTCACGAGGGCTGCATCATCGTGTTCGACGAGTATTTCAATTTCCCGGGCTGGCGGCACGACGAGTTCAAGGCGTTCCAGGAATTCGTCGCGACCCACAGCATTTCATACGACTACATCGGGTTCGTCCCGAGCCATCAGCAAGCTGCCGTCCGGATCGCAGGACGGCAACGCCCGGCCTAG